GGCGCGGTCGGCGACTCCCTGTGGCTCGTCGTAGTCACCGAGTCGCACCAGCAAGTCCAGTTCGGCGTTCACAGTAGTCCCTCCGCGTCGGCGCTCGAGTCACATATTTCGATGTCATTACCATGCACCGCGTTATGCAATCACATAAACTGTAGCGTTTCCGTCTATGTACGCGACGTGGCCGACCACGAGACGGCTCCGATCACCACTCGAGGATGTCCTCACACAGTCGCCGGGCCGCCTCGAGGTGCTCACGTGCCTCGTCATGAGCGGGATCGTCAGCCTCATCGAGGAGCCCGCTGACTTTCTTGACGCGCTCGCGGACGATCTCGGCCTCGAGATCGCTCGTTGCGGCGTCGCGGGCCACCGCCTCGGCCTCGCCGAGCCAGCGGTTCGTCGTCGGGTCGATCGGGAGTTCGGCGGTCGCCTCGAGCCGGTGGGCGAGCGCTCGGGTTCGGGCCTCGAGTGACTCGAGGTCGTCCGAGGGTGGCGGGGTCGATCGATCAGTCACGAGATGGTGTTCGGTCGCGAGTACCGTGATGATTTCTGCTATCGTCAAGCGCGTCAGCGAACAATTTGTGCGATCAGTAGTTCGCAGATACCGTCATCGAACTGGCGCGAAGGAGGTTATGCGAACTTACTGATACTGTCGGACAGAAGTCACTGCAGAGTCGATCGCGAACGATCGTCTGTCGACTGTAGAGACGGACGAATTCAGCGATCGATAGTCAACTAGTTCTGTCCGACAGTATGAAGAGAGGTTCGAAGCTGTGCTGAACCGCCCCCTTGAAGCCGAAAAAACGACCAGCGCGATAACCACAGACGCTGGTAACACTGCTCGGGCCGAAATCAGCGATACACCTCGCTTGGTCAGGTGGATGACATCAACCGATACGACGGGGAATCAGTAGGATCCCTCGTCTCTGCTGCAGCCATGACGTCGAAGCATGCGAACGATCTTGATTGGGTTCGTTCAGCACTCTCATTAAATTGGTTGAAAAGATATCGGCGATGTCCTCCCCGATCCGCCTCGAGCGCCTTCCGACACCTCTGGGATTCGCCCCAATCTTTCTCGCAAACCTGATTCTGCTCGTCGGCCTTCTCCAGTGGGCTGGGATTCGGCGACGCTCGTCGTGATCTACACGCTGGAGTTTCTGTTCACCGAGGACGCGCTCACCGTGCAAACCAGTGGAAAACGTTGATACTGTTCGTTGACAATGTTATTGTATGACACACGACTGCTCGTTCCTCGAGGCCCTCGACCTCGGGGATGGTCAGGTTTCCTTCGCGGATGGCCGACGGGAATCGCACGCCGCCGACTATGGGGCGGAGCGAAACGATGCCGACGGTGGCGTGCTCCCGGACGCCGTCGTCTGGCCGGAGTGCACGGCCGACGTATCGGCGGTGCTGGCCGCCGCGACCGACCACGGTGTCCCGGTGACGCCCTACGCCGCGGGGACGGGTCTCGAGGGCAACGCCGTCCCGGCCTACGGCGGGATCAGCCTCGATCTCACGCGGATGGACGCCGTCGCCAACTACCGGCCTGAGGACTTCCAGATTGACGTCGGTCCGGGGATCATCGGCTCCGACGTAGACGAGTACGTCGCCAGCGACGGCCTCTTCTTCCCACCGCTGCCCTCCTCCGGCGACATCTCGACGGTCGGTGGGATGATCGCGACCGATGCCAGCGGCATGCAGACGGTCCGATACGGCGAGATTGCTGACTGGGTGCTCGGCCTCGAGGCGGTACTGGCCGACGGCACCGTCATCCTGACCGGGTCACGGGCGATCAAGACCTCGAGCGGCTACAACTTGACCGATCTCGTCATCGGCAACGAGGGAACGCTGGCCGTCGTCACCGAGGCGACGCTCGAACTCGCCGGTCGGCCGGACCAGATCCGCGGCGGTCGAGCTATCTTCGAGACGCTCGCCGACGCGGCGGCGGCCGTCTTCGACGCGGTTCGGACCGACGTCGGCGTTGCCAAAATCGAACTCGTCGACGGACTGAGCGCGACGATGGCAAACGGGTATCTCGGCAGCGACCTGCCCGACGCGCCGATGGTCTTCCTCGAATTCCACGCGAATCATGATATCGAAGCGGAGATCGACCTCTGCAGAACGATCTTCGCGGATCACGACGTCGCCCGCTTCGAGATGAGCGACGATGACGCGGAGATGGAGGACCTCTGGCAGGCCCGCCGGGAGATGGCTTACGCCGTCTCGACATACGATCCGGACCTCGAGCCGCTCCATCCTGGCGACGTGACGGTACCGATCAGTTACTATCCCGAGGTTGTCCGCGAGACGAAGCGCCTCGCCAACGAGTCCGACCTACTCGTCCCCTGTTTCGGTCACGCGGGTGACGGCAACCTCCACTACAGCGTGCTCGCCGACCCCGACAATCCCGAGCAGGTCGAGCGCGGTGAGGAACTGTATCGGGAAATCGTCGAACTCGCGATCGACCTGGGTGGGACCGCGACAGGGGAACACGGCATCGGCGAGGGGAAACAGAAATACCTCGAGCCGGAACACGGGGCCGGCGCGGTCGAGGCCATGCGGACGATCAAGCGGGCGCTGGACCCAACCGATACGCTCAATCCGGGGAAGATTTTCCCCGAGACGGCCGACGGTGAGCGCGTCCGCGATCCGGAGCGGTGAAACCCCGCGAATCGGTTGATATCGCCCGTTTCGGGACGGCGACAACACAGTTTTTATTGCGGTGCTACCAATCTGAGTAGATAGTCGCGTGGAGTCGGAACCCGATTCGTCCGCGGTTCGGTACGCACTCGAATACGTATGATAGGTAGGATTCACGTCGACGTCCGGTCCAGTTGTAGCCTCCTCGGGACGGTCCTGAAGTATCTCTCCCTGACGCTGCTCGTTCCGACCGTGGTCGCGCTGTACTACCGGGAGAGCCCGCTCCCGTTTCTCGTCGCACTCGTCGTCGCCGTCGCCGTCGGGGCCGGCCTCGAGCGCCTCGAGACGGAGCCGTCCCTCGAGCACCGCGAGGCGTTCCTGCTGGTCGCACTGACGTGGCTGGTTCTCCCGATCGTCGGGACAATTCCGTACCTCGTCGCGGGAACGGGAACGCTCGCGCATCCCGTCAACGCACTCTTCGAGAGCATGAGCGGGTTTACGACGACCGGAGCGACGGTCATGGGCGAGATCTCCGTCGAGACCCACTCGCGGTCGATCATGCTGTGGCGACAGCTCACTCAGTGGCTCGGCGGGATGGGGATCCTCGTATTGATGGTCGCGATCCTCTCGGAGCTCTCCGTTGGAGGGACACAGCTCATCCGGGAGGAAGCGCCGGGTATTCAGGTCGAAAAGCTGACGCCGCGGATCAGGCAGACCGCGCGAGCGCTCTGGCTGATCTATGCGTGGTTCACGCTCGCCGCGGTGGTGGTTTACTACGCCCTCCATCTCACCGGGCTGGCCCCGAACATGACCTTTTACAATGCCGTTGCACACGCGCTCACGACGCTGCCGACCGGCGGGTTCTCGCCAGAAGGGCGTAGCATCGAGGCGTTCGAACCGATCGTCCAGTGGGCGGTCATGCCCTTCATGGTCATCGCCGGGACGAACTTCGCGCTCTACTGGTACGCCTGGCGCGGCCGCCCCGACCGCCTAACGAGCAACGCCGAGTTCCGATCGTATCTCCTGTCGATGAGCGTCGTCGGCGGACTCCTCTCGCTACTGCTGTTTCTCGGCGTCGGCCTTGAGACCGTCCCCGAAAACATCGCCGCGATCCCGGGCAGCCTCGAGCGCTCGCTGCGCCACGGGCTCTTCCAGACGCTCGCGATCGTCACGACGACCGGCTACGCCAGTATGGACTTCAACACGTGGAGCGAGTCGACGCAGGTGATCCTCCTGTTCGCGATGTTTCTGGGCGGCTCAGCGGGCTCCGCCGCGGGATCGATCAAGATCATCCGGTGGTACGTCGTCGGGAAGTCCATCCAGCGCGAGTTGTTCACGACCGTCCACCCGCAGGCGATCCGGCCGGTTCGGATGGGCGACACGGGCGATGTTATCGACGAAGAAGCGATCCACGGCATCTTCGTCTTCCTTCTCCTCTTTCTGGTGCTGTTCGCGGTCTCGACCGTCCTGCTCTTTCTCGACGCCCACCGAACGCCTGGCCTCTCGCTGTCGGGGCTCGAGGCGATCAGCGCGACGATCGCGACACTCGGGAACGTCGGCCCGGGCGTCGGCGTCGTCGGGCCGATGAACAGCTATCTCCCCTTCTCGAACACTGCGAAGCTGTACATGATCTTCCTCATGTGGATCGGCCGGCTGGAGATCCTCTCCGTGCTCGTCATCCTGACGCCGGCGTACTGGCGGTCGTAGCGCGGCTGAGACTCAGTCGTTACTTCTGGACCAGCAGGCCGAGACTCAGTCGTGGACCAGCACGTCGAGTACGTCCGGACCCTCGCGAACGAGTGCGTCCTCGAGCGTGCCCTCGATTTCGTCGGGCGTCTCGACCAGTTCGGCGCGGGCACCGTGACTCTCGGCGTTTTTCACGAGATCGACTGCGGGATCGAAGTCCATCCCGACGAACTCGTAGTCGTCTTCCTCGCCGCCCATGATGGCGAGCGTGTTGTCCTTCAGGATGCGGTAGTTGCGGTTGTCCGAGATGACGACGGTGAGATCCAGATCGTACCGAGCGGCGCTGTAGATCGAGTGCGGATAGTACTGGTAGGAGCCGTCGCCGATGAAGCCGACCACGTCGCGCGGGTCGTCGCGCTGCTCCTCCGCGACGGCGGCACCGACCGCTGCCGGCAGCCCGTAGCCGAGTCCGCCGCCCTTGTTCGAGATGTACTGCTCGGGCGCGAGATCCCACCGGGTCAGCATGGCATACTTCGAGGTGACGCCCTCGTCGACGATCGCCGCGTCGCCCGCGACGCGCTCCATGGCGTCGACCAGTTCGGCCTTCGAGGCGCGGGGATCGTCCTCCTTGTCGCCCTCGCCGTAGCCGGCCATCTTGGCCTCCACCATCTCTTTGACGTCGGCGACTTCCTCGAGCCGGTCCGCCACGACCTCGTCCGAGAGTTTCCGCTGGACGCGTTCGGTGATCCCCTGCATCACGAGTCCCGGATCGCCGATCACGGCCGCGTCCGCCGGCTGGTTCTTGCCGACCTGCCAGGTGTCGTCGCTCAGGTGGATGCAGGTCGTGTCGGAATCGACGAGCGCCTCCTCGTGGCGGGTCAGCGTCGTGTTCGTCGAGACGCCGGCGAAGCAAATCGTATCGGTGTCCATCAGCATCGCGGCCAGGTCCTCGTTCGTCGGCAGGTAGGAGACCCACTGCTCGTGGTCGGTCGGGAAGTCCACTTCACAGGAGAGGATCTCGCCGTGGACGCGCGCTCCCGTCGCCTCCGCGAGTTCGACCGCCGCGGCGACAGCGTCCGCGCCCGAGCGGGCGACGTGGTCGCCGACCACCAGCACCGGATCGTCGGCCTCGGCGAGCAGGTCGGCGGCGCGCTCGAGTTGAGCAGGATCGCCGCCCCCGGCGTTGGGAATCGGACCGAGCCGTTCGGGTTCGGCGTCGGTTTTGGCCAGCATGACGTCGAGGGGCAGCCCGAGGAAGACCGGGCCCGTCGGGGGCGTCATCGCGACCCGGAACGCCCGCCGGAGCATCGTCGGCAGCGTCGAGACGTCCAGTACCTCGTCGGACCACTTGCAGAACTGCTCGGCCATGTCGACCAGATCGCCCGAGAGGATCGGCTCCTCGTGACGGAAGTCAGTGCTGTGATTGCCCGCCGTCACGACCAGCGGCGCGCCGGCGATCTTGGCTGCATAGAGGTTGCCCAGCCCGTGGGCCAGCCCGGGCGCGATATGGAGGTTCGCGACGCCGACCGGGGTGATCGAGTCGTCGTGGTGGGCATGGTACCGCCGCCGCTGGGCGTAGCCCCCAGCCATCCCGACCGCGATGTCCTCGTGGAGCCCAAGGCGATATTCGAGGTTGCTTTCGCTGATTGCATCCATGATTGGCAGTTCGGTCGTCCCCGGATTACCGAAGACGTAGTCGACGCCGTAGAACTCGAGAGCGTCAGTGAAGAGATCCGCACCAGTGTAGCCATCTGTCATGCTCTCCCGTGACACGGCACAGCACATCAAATTGTGTGTTTTGGGCTCGATTCCAGCGCGTGCGGCCCGGCCTGGGTATTATACGTCAGTTCGTTGTCCCCTGACTATGGCCATCGCGAGAGACGGGACGGGGATCGGTGCGACGGCTCGAGCGTTCTGGTCGCAGGTCCATCCCGTCTTCATGACGCCGCCGCTGGCCGCGTCACTGTTCGGTTCGATCCTCGCTGGAACCGTCGACCCGGTGCTCGCGGCGATCCACGTCGCGGCGATGTTCGCGGCGGTCTACACGGCCCACGTGAAAGATGGCTACGTCGACTTCCACGTCCGCGGCGAGGACGATGACCATCCGCTGACCGCGAGGGGGTGTCGGGTCGCGCTCGCCCTGTCAACGGCGGTCTTCGCAGTGTGCTGTCTCGTCCTCGGCGTCCTCGTCGACCTCCTCGCGGTCGCGCTGGTCGTCCCCGCGTGGCTAATCGCCTACCACCACGCGCCGCAACTCGACATGAACCCCGTGACGGCGACGACCGGCTACCCGCTCGGAATCGCCCTGTCGGTACTCGGCGGGTTCTACGTACAGGCGACGACGCTCACCGCGGTTCCGCTCGGCTTCGCCGTCGTCTTCCTCGCACTCCTCTCCGGGATCAAGGTGATTGACGACGCCCAGGACTACGCCTACGACCGTTCGATCGACAAACGGACCGTCGCGGTGGCAGTCGGCCCCGACCGCGCCTACGACGTCGCGTACGGGTTGATGGCCGGTGCGCTAGTCGCCGTCGCCGCACTCGCCGCCGTTCGTATCTTCCCCTTGACGGCGCTGCTAGCGGCCCTCGCGTTCGCCGCGGTCGCCGCCGTCGCGCGGCGAGCCGATCCCGAACTCGCGACCATGTTACTCATCCGGGGTTCGTACGTGTTCCTCGCTGTCCTCGTGGCTGCCGTCCGGTTCGATCCGATCGGTCACCTCGTGTGAGCATGCCGAACTGGGTCGACGGCCACGCCGTTCAAGACGAGTCCGGTCGTCCGGCCTCGCGTTCTCAGAGCGACTGTCGATGGCCGCACCTGGGACAGTACATCGTCCCGTTTCGGATGAACGTGTAGCTCTCGTCACAGCGGTCACACAAACAGCCCATCGAGAGGCCGATTTCGCGAGCGAGTTCGGCGACCGTATTTTGTAACTGCCGGTGGTGACGCTCCGTCTTCTCAAGACGGTCGCTGAGAGCGGCCAACTCTGCCGATATCTGCCGGTCGCGTCGGGGGCTGGGAACGCGGGCTGGACGGGGAGTCATAGACTGTATAGGTCGCCAGTGACGAAAAACACATCTCTACTCGACAATCGTCACGACGGTTCTAGTATCGGTGAGGACAAATCCGTCTCAGTGAGGTGATTGAGTAGTTTGTCGATCCGTAGTCAAGCGCATGATGCGCATTCGGTTCGAACCGCTCGCCAAACGCGTACGTGAGGTCGAGAGACCGAGCCGCTCGCAGCGGCGTCCCTTATTCGACCTCGGCCTCCGCAGACTTCTCGGAGACGTCCGGCGGCTTCCAGTCCAGTTTGATCGTTACCGTCTCGCGGTTCCCTCGCAGGATCGACGACCGCTCGCGGACGCCGACCTCATAGGCGATCAACTCCGACGGCCGGAGGTCGACCGTCTTGTTCCCCGTCCGGATCGTCGCCTCTCCCTCGCCCTCGAGTTCGTCGGCGAGCGCTCGAAGCTGTTCGGCGGCCTCCTCGCGAGTCACCTCATCGGCGGAGAGTGTCTTGTCCACCATGGGCAGTCCTACCACGAATAGCGGAATAAATCGTCCGCCTAACGATGGGGATTGTGAGAAACTGAGCAATTATACCTGTTCTGTGGCGTTATTGTACTCTAAAACGCAATTTTTCGAACACAGACTTATAGCCGGTCGGGACTTCCTCGAGCAACGTTTCATGAGCCGTGACTCACATCCATTTGTCACGACGCCGTCGAAACGATCTTGATCACAGATACTGAGCCCACACAATGTGCACAACTTATAAACTTCAATCTGATCCCGTCTAACTCTCACGGTGACTATCGGTACTTATCAGACGACAATTGTTTATCAGTCTATGAGAAGGAATACATCATGGAGTATCGCAGCGTACTGTACCATATACTGCTTTTGCCACAATATGTATTGGAACCTCTGTACTTGATGTAATGTTCTCCTACGTACGGAACCAACCTCCGTTATCAGGTCTCCGTGAGCTATGGACCGACCCGATCTGGTGGTTCGGACTCCTGTTCACATATTATATCGTCACTCGCATGGCTCAGATGAGGAATTATCTGTCAGACAGAACAACTGAATGAACTCAACTACAGCGACTACGTGTTGAGTGATATGGGGGTAGTTCGCACTGGACACTGCATCTAACTAAGGCAATTACTTGGTCATATATTATCAGTTAGTACTCACGATCTTGATCACGTCACCCTCCTCGAGTTCGTACTCGTCGCCGATCTCTCGGTTCGTCTTGGCGTTGACCGCGTGCAAGTAGCCGTCGCCAATATCGGAGTGGACGCTGTAGGCGAGATCGACGGGGGTCGAGCCGTCGGGTAACAGGAAGGCGTCGGGCAGGACGTT
This genomic stretch from Natrinema sp. SYSU A 869 harbors:
- a CDS encoding UbiA family prenyltransferase, with protein sequence MAIARDGTGIGATARAFWSQVHPVFMTPPLAASLFGSILAGTVDPVLAAIHVAAMFAAVYTAHVKDGYVDFHVRGEDDDHPLTARGCRVALALSTAVFAVCCLVLGVLVDLLAVALVVPAWLIAYHHAPQLDMNPVTATTGYPLGIALSVLGGFYVQATTLTAVPLGFAVVFLALLSGIKVIDDAQDYAYDRSIDKRTVAVAVGPDRAYDVAYGLMAGALVAVAALAAVRIFPLTALLAALAFAAVAAVARRADPELATMLLIRGSYVFLAVLVAAVRFDPIGHLV
- a CDS encoding FAD-linked oxidase C-terminal domain-containing protein, which codes for MTHDCSFLEALDLGDGQVSFADGRRESHAADYGAERNDADGGVLPDAVVWPECTADVSAVLAAATDHGVPVTPYAAGTGLEGNAVPAYGGISLDLTRMDAVANYRPEDFQIDVGPGIIGSDVDEYVASDGLFFPPLPSSGDISTVGGMIATDASGMQTVRYGEIADWVLGLEAVLADGTVILTGSRAIKTSSGYNLTDLVIGNEGTLAVVTEATLELAGRPDQIRGGRAIFETLADAAAAVFDAVRTDVGVAKIELVDGLSATMANGYLGSDLPDAPMVFLEFHANHDIEAEIDLCRTIFADHDVARFEMSDDDAEMEDLWQARREMAYAVSTYDPDLEPLHPGDVTVPISYYPEVVRETKRLANESDLLVPCFGHAGDGNLHYSVLADPDNPEQVERGEELYREIVELAIDLGGTATGEHGIGEGKQKYLEPEHGAGAVEAMRTIKRALDPTDTLNPGKIFPETADGERVRDPER
- a CDS encoding TrkH family potassium uptake protein; its protein translation is MIGRIHVDVRSSCSLLGTVLKYLSLTLLVPTVVALYYRESPLPFLVALVVAVAVGAGLERLETEPSLEHREAFLLVALTWLVLPIVGTIPYLVAGTGTLAHPVNALFESMSGFTTTGATVMGEISVETHSRSIMLWRQLTQWLGGMGILVLMVAILSELSVGGTQLIREEAPGIQVEKLTPRIRQTARALWLIYAWFTLAAVVVYYALHLTGLAPNMTFYNAVAHALTTLPTGGFSPEGRSIEAFEPIVQWAVMPFMVIAGTNFALYWYAWRGRPDRLTSNAEFRSYLLSMSVVGGLLSLLLFLGVGLETVPENIAAIPGSLERSLRHGLFQTLAIVTTTGYASMDFNTWSESTQVILLFAMFLGGSAGSAAGSIKIIRWYVVGKSIQRELFTTVHPQAIRPVRMGDTGDVIDEEAIHGIFVFLLLFLVLFAVSTVLLFLDAHRTPGLSLSGLEAISATIATLGNVGPGVGVVGPMNSYLPFSNTAKLYMIFLMWIGRLEILSVLVILTPAYWRS
- a CDS encoding thiamine pyrophosphate-binding protein, with protein sequence MTDGYTGADLFTDALEFYGVDYVFGNPGTTELPIMDAISESNLEYRLGLHEDIAVGMAGGYAQRRRYHAHHDDSITPVGVANLHIAPGLAHGLGNLYAAKIAGAPLVVTAGNHSTDFRHEEPILSGDLVDMAEQFCKWSDEVLDVSTLPTMLRRAFRVAMTPPTGPVFLGLPLDVMLAKTDAEPERLGPIPNAGGGDPAQLERAADLLAEADDPVLVVGDHVARSGADAVAAAVELAEATGARVHGEILSCEVDFPTDHEQWVSYLPTNEDLAAMLMDTDTICFAGVSTNTTLTRHEEALVDSDTTCIHLSDDTWQVGKNQPADAAVIGDPGLVMQGITERVQRKLSDEVVADRLEEVADVKEMVEAKMAGYGEGDKEDDPRASKAELVDAMERVAGDAAIVDEGVTSKYAMLTRWDLAPEQYISNKGGGLGYGLPAAVGAAVAEEQRDDPRDVVGFIGDGSYQYYPHSIYSAARYDLDLTVVISDNRNYRILKDNTLAIMGGEEDDYEFVGMDFDPAVDLVKNAESHGARAELVETPDEIEGTLEDALVREGPDVLDVLVHD
- a CDS encoding amphi-Trp domain-containing protein, whose amino-acid sequence is MVDKTLSADEVTREEAAEQLRALADELEGEGEATIRTGNKTVDLRPSELIAYEVGVRERSSILRGNRETVTIKLDWKPPDVSEKSAEAEVE